The following are from one region of the Nostoc cf. commune SO-36 genome:
- a CDS encoding Crp/Fnr family transcriptional regulator, with product MQASLEQLSQIIVFAGLETAEKISLQSDTQVQRHSKGEIILHEGDRLPAKLYAVVSGAIQVTKTATTGKETILRALAAGEIFAAPALLGNGISPATVTAESDCEVLTVERDALLKAIGENPEIALRMLMVFNSRIQQLHETVHGLVSERAIVRLARLIQYFYAESGTESTPKGECLKVKLSYYRMARSSGITYEECVRLIKSLKTVIAYSRGGTIMILNANKLDAIASGDIDL from the coding sequence ATGCAGGCATCCCTGGAACAACTTTCGCAAATTATTGTGTTTGCAGGTTTAGAAACAGCAGAGAAGATAAGTTTGCAATCTGACACTCAGGTGCAACGCCATAGTAAAGGAGAGATTATTCTCCATGAAGGCGATCGCTTACCAGCAAAACTCTATGCTGTTGTCAGTGGAGCAATTCAAGTTACCAAAACAGCAACAACTGGTAAAGAAACGATTCTCCGCGCCTTAGCTGCTGGAGAAATTTTTGCGGCTCCTGCTTTGTTAGGAAATGGGATTTCTCCGGCAACTGTCACTGCTGAATCTGATTGTGAAGTTCTTACCGTAGAGCGAGATGCTTTATTAAAAGCTATTGGCGAAAATCCGGAAATCGCATTACGAATGCTGATGGTTTTTAATAGTCGGATTCAGCAATTACATGAAACAGTTCATGGATTAGTTTCTGAAAGAGCTATTGTTCGCCTTGCCAGATTAATTCAATATTTTTATGCTGAATCTGGAACTGAATCTACTCCAAAAGGTGAGTGTTTAAAAGTTAAATTATCTTATTATCGTATGGCTCGGAGTAGCGGCATTACTTACGAAGAATGTGTACGGTTAATTAAAAGTCTTAAAACAGTAATTGCCTATAGCCGTGGTGGGACAATTATGATACTTAATGCTAATAAATTAGATGCGATCGCCTCTGGAGATATAGATTTGTAG